From Pseudoalteromonas sp. DL-6, one genomic window encodes:
- a CDS encoding PH domain-containing protein, with the protein MEQSVFTNQQITDLPQHKSIVFEPLADKALLHAQLNWLLFFIPFCLVLAVVCYFNTDFAAMAQGYLLVAVPLLILLCMLYSVFSIKLQGSALRTHDIAFKKGIIWQQVTILPLARVQHIEIHRGPIERKLGLASLRLYSAGGMSADLQISGLTHEKCKNIRQFVQSYRHDETTSEVAASEC; encoded by the coding sequence ATGGAGCAAAGTGTGTTTACTAATCAACAAATAACCGATCTACCGCAACATAAAAGCATAGTGTTTGAGCCGCTTGCCGATAAAGCGTTATTGCATGCACAATTGAATTGGTTGTTATTTTTCATTCCTTTTTGCTTAGTGCTAGCGGTTGTTTGTTATTTTAATACAGATTTTGCTGCCATGGCGCAAGGTTACTTATTGGTTGCTGTTCCGCTATTAATTTTACTTTGTATGCTATACAGCGTGTTCAGTATTAAATTACAAGGCAGTGCATTGCGTACCCACGATATAGCATTTAAAAAGGGTATTATTTGGCAGCAGGTAACTATTTTACCGTTAGCACGAGTGCAGCATATTGAAATACATCGTGGGCCAATAGAGCGAAAACTGGGTTTAGCCAGTTTAAGGCTTTACAGCGCAGGGGGTATGAGTGCTGATTTACAAATTAGCGGTCTGACCCACGAAAAGTGCAAAAATATCCGTCAGTTTGTACAAAGCTATCGCCACGATGAAACCACGAGTGAGGTTGCTGCCAGTGAGTGTTGA
- a CDS encoding D-hexose-6-phosphate mutarotase, whose protein sequence is MQLSPSVCIERTHSGLEFISINSRQCEAKIFLQGGQITEFTPKDKLPLLWVSGDETFSEGKSIRGGIPICWPWFGQHENSDFPAHGFARTHVWQADEVHETDSEVTVSLKLPMKQVDSTFWPHQSSLRVEFILSEQLEVRLTTCNLGNVPFSYTQALHTYFPTEDINNTRVAGLQGAQYIEFGQGPHQQHDVVDFSRETDMVYTQAAAVQTIDTPQGMISVSRENSQSCVLWNPWIEKSKRLSNFADDDYKSMLCLEAANVLEDAVTLEPKQSHTLVTTIKWLG, encoded by the coding sequence ATGCAATTATCACCCTCAGTATGTATTGAGCGTACACATAGCGGTTTAGAATTTATTAGTATTAATAGTCGCCAATGTGAGGCGAAAATATTTTTACAAGGTGGGCAAATAACTGAGTTTACACCCAAAGACAAATTGCCATTATTGTGGGTGTCTGGGGATGAAACCTTTAGCGAAGGGAAAAGTATTCGTGGTGGCATTCCTATTTGCTGGCCTTGGTTTGGGCAACATGAAAATTCGGACTTCCCCGCGCATGGCTTTGCTCGCACACACGTATGGCAAGCTGATGAAGTGCATGAAACCGACAGCGAGGTTACTGTGAGCCTTAAATTACCAATGAAGCAGGTAGATTCTACTTTTTGGCCGCATCAGTCGTCATTACGGGTTGAGTTTATCTTATCAGAGCAATTAGAGGTGCGTTTAACCACCTGTAATTTAGGCAACGTACCATTTAGTTATACACAAGCACTGCATACTTACTTTCCAACAGAAGATATTAATAATACCCGAGTGGCAGGGCTGCAAGGGGCGCAATATATAGAATTTGGTCAAGGGCCTCATCAGCAACATGACGTGGTCGACTTTTCCCGTGAAACCGATATGGTTTATACCCAAGCCGCAGCAGTTCAAACAATTGATACTCCTCAGGGGATGATCAGTGTTAGCAGAGAAAACTCGCAGTCGTGCGTACTATGGAATCCATGGATTGAAAAATCAAAGCGGCTATCAAATTTTGCCGATGATGATTATAAAAGCATGTTATGCCTAGAAGCTGCGAATGTGCTTGAAGATGCGGTTACGCTTGAGCCTAAACAAAGTCATACCTTAGTGACAACAATAAAGTGGCTTGGCTAA
- a CDS encoding MarR family transcriptional regulator — protein sequence MQKYDELLVSLRKVIRAIDLHSKQLNKTAGLTGPQLLIMQEVSQTDGITASRIAQNVNLSPATVTNILDRIESKNLVTRVRSQMDKRRVSLYLTEQGKELLEKAPQPLQEHFIEKFSALAEWEQSLLLSSMQRIAAMMDADKLDASPLLEVGALFQTPKE from the coding sequence ATGCAAAAATATGACGAGTTACTAGTTTCTTTACGTAAGGTGATCCGTGCGATTGACTTACATTCAAAGCAACTTAATAAAACAGCGGGTTTAACAGGGCCACAACTGCTTATCATGCAGGAAGTGTCTCAAACTGATGGTATTACCGCCAGCCGTATTGCGCAAAACGTTAACTTAAGCCCTGCAACGGTTACTAATATTCTTGACCGAATCGAGAGTAAAAACTTAGTAACACGTGTTCGCAGTCAAATGGATAAGCGCCGAGTCAGCTTATACCTTACCGAACAAGGTAAAGAACTACTCGAAAAAGCACCACAGCCATTACAAGAGCATTTTATCGAAAAATTTTCAGCACTTGCTGAATGGGAACAGAGTTTACTCCTTTCATCAATGCAGCGTATTGCCGCAATGATGGATGCAGATAAGCTAGACGCCTCCCCACTTTTAGAAGTAGGCGCACTGTTTCAAACCCCTAAAGAATAA
- a CDS encoding porin, with amino-acid sequence MTKLSKLTLALILGGVASNSYASNLQPLQSQLTQLKQQVEKLESKLTEKKAQQLTDEAAKPEQQSSGIKIGGAIRANYGINSYDDDNEDRGGDFDFDIFRLNVSGEINDISVNGEVRFYDYMTVVKYAYLGYEFTDGWEGQAGITALPFGNGPYNSHSYFFSTNYYVGLEDDFDLGVVAKRKLKDNWTLDLGFFKNDELGGVDGSASDKNHRYSYDIIGSRPADEGTYAEPTKQLGEYNTFAGRATYQLMHSKNITTDLGVSLLSGGLHDGEDRAGNYSAWAVHLNSNINNWNIQFQHGEYDYDLDDGSNRFAVGAYNYFDSVSSQATMTNFNVAYDYALEWGPVTNLKFYNDYGIIYNKSDNSANTWMNVTGMSITAGGFFSYVDFVQARNQPFIGGTIIGDGDTERRFNINLGYYF; translated from the coding sequence ATGACTAAACTCTCAAAACTAACACTCGCCTTAATTTTAGGTGGTGTTGCTAGTAATTCTTATGCATCAAATCTTCAACCTCTCCAAAGCCAATTAACGCAGTTAAAGCAACAAGTAGAAAAGCTTGAAAGCAAACTCACTGAAAAAAAAGCTCAGCAACTAACTGATGAAGCTGCAAAGCCTGAACAGCAATCATCAGGAATAAAGATAGGGGGTGCCATTCGCGCTAACTATGGCATTAACTCTTACGATGATGACAATGAAGATCGCGGTGGCGACTTTGATTTTGATATTTTCCGTTTAAATGTCTCTGGTGAAATTAATGATATTTCAGTCAATGGTGAAGTACGCTTTTACGATTACATGACAGTAGTGAAATACGCTTACTTAGGGTATGAATTTACTGATGGCTGGGAAGGCCAAGCCGGTATAACCGCCTTACCGTTTGGTAATGGTCCTTACAATTCTCACAGCTACTTTTTTAGCACTAACTACTATGTTGGCCTAGAAGATGACTTTGATTTAGGGGTAGTTGCTAAGCGTAAGCTTAAAGACAACTGGACACTTGATCTTGGCTTTTTTAAAAACGATGAACTTGGCGGAGTTGATGGCTCAGCATCAGATAAAAACCATCGTTACTCTTACGATATTATTGGCAGTCGCCCTGCCGATGAAGGTACCTATGCCGAGCCTACAAAGCAACTTGGTGAATACAACACCTTTGCCGGTCGCGCCACTTATCAACTTATGCACAGTAAAAATATAACCACAGATTTAGGTGTATCGTTACTCAGCGGCGGACTACATGATGGTGAAGACCGCGCGGGTAATTACAGTGCGTGGGCTGTTCATTTAAACAGCAATATTAATAACTGGAACATTCAATTTCAACACGGCGAATACGACTACGACTTAGATGATGGCAGCAACCGCTTTGCAGTGGGTGCCTACAATTACTTCGATAGCGTGTCGAGCCAAGCTACAATGACCAACTTTAATGTTGCCTACGACTACGCACTAGAATGGGGTCCAGTTACCAACCTAAAGTTTTATAACGACTATGGGATCATCTACAACAAATCAGATAACAGCGCCAATACTTGGATGAATGTAACCGGTATGAGCATTACTGCTGGGGGGTTCTTTAGTTATGTTGATTTTGTACAAGCCCGCAATCAACCCTTTATTGGCGGTACCATTATTGGCGATGGCGATACCGAGCGCCGCTTTAATATTAATTTAGGCTATTACTTTTAA
- a CDS encoding YbaN family protein, giving the protein MNIKNVFIYYKNIGFKLLGLLCVLLGIIGVILPVMPTTPFLILALACFARSSSALESWLLNHPRFGTTLQHWRVHQVIPVKAKYAAGIGMLVGFIFLLYSTPPSWVIALVAVVEVLVLTYLISKPSAPPKK; this is encoded by the coding sequence GTGAACATAAAAAACGTTTTTATTTATTATAAAAATATCGGCTTTAAATTGCTGGGGTTGCTGTGTGTGTTACTCGGCATTATTGGCGTTATTTTACCCGTTATGCCAACCACACCGTTTTTAATTTTAGCCTTAGCGTGTTTTGCTCGCTCATCTAGCGCGCTTGAATCTTGGTTATTAAACCACCCTCGCTTTGGTACAACATTACAACATTGGCGGGTACATCAAGTAATTCCTGTAAAGGCAAAATATGCTGCGGGTATAGGTATGCTAGTAGGTTTTATATTTTTATTATACAGCACCCCCCCTTCTTGGGTTATTGCCTTAGTTGCTGTTGTTGAAGTACTGGTTTTAACTTACTTAATTTCTAAGCCCTCAGCTCCTCCTAAAAAATAA
- a CDS encoding PepSY-associated TM helix domain-containing protein produces the protein MPFVNKRALYSTSRALHIYISTALFFLLILFCVSGIVLNHVDWLKNDKNNGQITAAIPAELLAKAQTELNTLPAIYPQIEAYLAKQYGLNKVKSIEWEKQDSLVLLDYPLPAGYAYAEFDFISGELLLDYQTGGFLSVIGDLHKGRYSGDVWSWVIDISAVLMILFAITGMIILFQNRKKRLAGIWITALGVATPIVIYLCWVPQIKGVS, from the coding sequence ATGCCCTTTGTTAATAAACGCGCTTTATATAGTACGAGTCGTGCTTTGCATATCTATATTTCTACCGCTTTGTTTTTTTTACTTATTCTATTTTGCGTAAGCGGCATAGTGCTAAACCATGTTGACTGGTTAAAAAACGATAAAAACAACGGCCAAATTACCGCAGCAATTCCAGCTGAACTACTTGCAAAAGCACAAACAGAATTAAACACCCTACCTGCTATTTACCCCCAAATAGAAGCTTACCTCGCCAAGCAGTATGGGCTGAATAAAGTAAAAAGTATTGAGTGGGAAAAGCAAGATTCACTGGTCCTGCTCGACTACCCATTACCGGCAGGCTACGCCTACGCAGAGTTTGATTTTATTAGTGGCGAACTGTTACTCGATTATCAAACCGGGGGGTTTTTAAGTGTTATTGGCGATTTACATAAAGGTCGTTACAGCGGTGATGTATGGAGCTGGGTTATTGATATATCTGCAGTGCTGATGATTCTATTTGCCATCACCGGCATGATTATTTTATTTCAAAACAGAAAAAAACGCTTAGCAGGAATATGGATAACCGCCTTAGGTGTAGCAACACCTATCGTTATTTACCTGTGTTGGGTGCCACAAATAAAAGGAGTGTCTTAA
- a CDS encoding DUF2271 domain-containing protein, translated as MFKIKPWLSITLLVAALFQINAYAQSPRLDVELTLTDLSVQPYHRPYVAVWLETPERKHVTTLALWVQKAEWFKDLRQWWRKAGKSDANFDGVSSATKRAGTYTIGWDGKDLNGNPVTPGKYLLNVEVVREEGGRDYSRIELDLTQSEKITIDGKNEFSTSFVTVSAR; from the coding sequence ATGTTTAAAATTAAACCATGGCTAAGCATCACGCTGTTAGTCGCCGCACTATTTCAAATTAATGCTTATGCACAATCGCCAAGGTTAGACGTTGAATTAACTCTTACCGATTTAAGCGTGCAACCCTACCACCGCCCTTATGTTGCTGTATGGCTGGAAACACCAGAGCGTAAACATGTCACAACTTTAGCGCTTTGGGTACAAAAAGCGGAATGGTTTAAAGACCTACGCCAATGGTGGCGTAAAGCAGGTAAAAGTGATGCAAACTTCGATGGGGTTAGTAGCGCTACCAAGCGTGCGGGCACATACACAATTGGCTGGGATGGCAAGGATCTAAACGGTAACCCCGTAACACCCGGCAAGTACCTACTTAATGTTGAAGTTGTTCGCGAAGAAGGTGGGCGTGATTACAGCCGCATTGAGCTTGATTTAACCCAATCAGAGAAAATAACTATTGATGGTAAAAACGAATTTTCAACCAGCTTTGTCACTGTAAGCGCTAGGTAG
- a CDS encoding DUF4198 domain-containing protein yields the protein MNVNLLKTALIGALSLSALVSTTASAHGRWLLPSHTSLSGDKAHYVMIDTSISNEIFAPDKAFSPSIKGAEYDDSLLMALAPNGEQVTDTIRAYYLQRKSSAAVKLQQQGTYHIAMTQKPMYMTFYKNAAGERSRVFAKKTDANLPKDASDITTIKTISTVDTFVSHNGTSKPALLGQGLELSGPTHPNDLFVGEQARFQLLSDGKPVGEGIEISILKGDTRYRNTRGEIKVTTDKDGFFATTWQQPGLYLIETSQKVTVNEAGVDVGRYALFTTLEVAPE from the coding sequence ATGAACGTTAATTTATTAAAAACAGCACTCATTGGCGCACTGAGTTTATCAGCGCTGGTATCAACAACCGCAAGTGCACATGGCCGCTGGTTACTCCCTTCGCATACCTCGCTTTCTGGCGATAAAGCGCATTATGTTATGATTGATACGAGTATTTCTAACGAAATTTTTGCACCTGATAAAGCATTTAGTCCAAGCATAAAAGGCGCAGAGTACGACGATTCATTATTAATGGCGCTAGCCCCAAATGGCGAGCAAGTTACCGACACCATTCGTGCCTATTACCTTCAACGCAAAAGCTCTGCTGCAGTAAAACTTCAGCAACAAGGCACCTATCATATTGCGATGACGCAAAAGCCTATGTACATGACATTTTACAAAAATGCAGCAGGCGAGCGAAGCCGTGTATTCGCTAAAAAAACAGATGCCAACTTACCTAAAGACGCCAGCGATATCACCACAATTAAAACCATCTCTACCGTCGATACCTTTGTTAGCCACAATGGCACGTCTAAACCGGCACTATTAGGTCAAGGCTTGGAGTTAAGTGGGCCTACCCATCCAAACGACTTATTTGTTGGTGAGCAAGCACGCTTTCAACTACTAAGCGATGGCAAGCCGGTTGGCGAAGGGATTGAAATAAGTATTTTAAAAGGTGATACACGCTATCGTAATACTCGCGGTGAGATTAAAGTAACCACAGATAAAGACGGTTTTTTTGCCACCACTTGGCAACAGCCTGGTTTATACCTAATTGAAACGTCTCAAAAAGTAACCGTCAATGAAGCTGGCGTAGACGTAGGTCGCTATGCACTATTTACAACCCTCGAAGTAGCACCTGAGTAA